Below is a window of Chryseobacterium arthrosphaerae DNA.
GCCCGTTCTTCTTTTCCGAAAAGCTTCCCAAGGTTTTTAAGAAGGTAATAATTATCTTCAATAGTTTCAACATGGGTTACCATCACTTTACAATCAGCCATTAGCGCTTCTACCTGGTCCTTTACATTTTCCTCTTTGTTGGCAAGAATAAGGTCGGGCTGCAGGGCTTTGATCTTATCAATATTAATGTTTTTTGTACCACCAATGACTGCTACGTTTTTTATCTTATGTTGAGGATGAATACAGAATTTTGTCCGGCCGACCACTTCATTTTCAGTCAGTCCCAGATCGAATAGAGCCTCAGTGATAGAGGGTACAAGTGAAACGATTTTCATATTGGCATTTTAGTTGATGCCTAAAATTACAAAAGTTTTCCGGTTAAGAAAAGTCCGGCTACCGTAAAATAGATGATGAGCCCCGTAACGTCCACCAATGTAGCTACAAAAGGAGCGGAAGAAGTGGCGGGGTCAAGCTTTAATTTCTTTAAAACGAACGGGATCATAGAACCTGATAACGTTCCCCATAATACAATGGCAATAAGAGAAACGGAAACACTTAATCCTACATAAACCCAATATTGTCCGTAATTGAAGAGTCCTACCTGCTGCCACAGCATGATCCTTACAAATCCTATAATTCCCAGAATAACCCCAAGGCATATTCCTGAGATGATCTCTTTTTTCATCACATACCACCAGTCTTTCAACCCGATTTCCTGTAGAGCCATTGCACGGATGATCAGCGTGGCAGCCTGTGAACCGGAATTTCCTCCGCTGGAGATGATTAAAGGAACAAACAGGGCGAGAACCACCGCTTTTTCAATTTCTTTATCAAAATATCCCATTGCTGAAGCGGTCAGCATTTCTGAAACAAATAGAATGATCAGCCAGGTTGCCCTTTTTTTAATCATTTCTGTCCAGGAAGTTTGGGTATAGGGAAGATCCAGGGCCTCCAATCCCCCGAATTTCTGAATATCCTCCGTATTCTGCTGTTCGATCTGGTCAAGGATGTCATCAATGGTCACAATACCAACCAGTACCCCGGCCTCTGTAATGATGGGAAGGGCGCCACGGTCATATTTTTCAAAATAGGTTACCGCATCCTCTTTTGAGGTGGTGGTGGTAATCGCTACAAAGTGGTTATCTGTAATATCAGAAACCAAAGTGTCTTCTTCTTCCAGCAATAGTGTACCAATGGCAAGGTCATCAATCAGGCGGTTTCTTTCATCTACTACATACAGATAGTTCATGGTTTCCACCCTTTTTCCTACTTTTTTGATCTGCTGAAGACATCGCTTTACGCTCCATTCCTTACGGATCTGGATATAATAGGGAGTCATCAGACGGGCAATAGAATCAGAGTTGTAACCCAGTAGTTTCAGGGCAATTCTTCTTTCCTGCGGGTTAAGATGATTGATGGAGTACTTGATAAGTTCGTCCGGGAAGTCCTCAAAAAGAGCAGTCCTGTCATCCGGAGTCATTGCATTCAGGATTTCAGAAACTTCGTCACTTCCGATACTTCTGATAGTATCTTCCTGGAAGTCAGGATCAAGGTGTGAAAAAACTTCGGCTTTGTATTCTTTCGGAACCTTCAGGAATGCCAGTAACCTCTCATCAGCAGGAAGGTTGCTGAGAGTTTCGGCAATATCGGCAGGGTTGAAGATAAGTTCGTCTCTAGAATTCAAAACGTGAAATTTTTTGGATATGCAAAAATAATTCAAATTTTTAAGACTGAGCAATAAAGTGGGAAAATTAAGGATTAATTAAAGTTTAATCCCTCATTATAAGAACAAAAGAACACCTGCCGGAGCAGATGTTCAAAATTAAATTTTAAAAAATCATAATAGCCTATATTAGTCAAAAATAGGTTCACATTCTATAATAGGAGAGTAGACGCACATCCCTCCCTGGCAGCACTGTCCGGGATCACACTGGGCGCTGGTACTGCATTTTTTTATCGGTCCGCTGCCTTTGATCCCTTTTTGTTCAGTTCTGTTCAGTTTTTTGAAATTTGGATTTTTCATAATGATCAGCTTAGTGTAAAGATAAAAATGAATTTACTCTTCCATGCAGGCATATTCCATACAGGCACCTCTGCAGCAGTAGCCGATAAAACATGGTCTGGTTTCACTGCATCGCTGGATGGCTCCGCCGTTAATCTGCTTTGCCTTTTCTCTGCTGAGTTTCTTTAGATTTTTCATAAGTTTTGGATTTTATAGATGAGTTAGACTGAGATAATAGATTTGTACTGTTATTCCTTATTCTAAAGGGCAGGGATATAGTACACAGGTGTTACGGCAGCATGATCCGCCCGGACATTCGAAATGTTCCCTGCATCTTTTAATGATTCCGCCGCCTTCGATGGCCTTTTGGGCTGTTCTGTTGAGCTTCTTTAAATTTTTCATAAGATTTAGTTTTAATGGTGAACTAATTTAATAAAATATTTTCATATTATTCATTAATTGGTGAAAATATTTAATTGGAATTCAGTTGATTGTATGAATTTATGTGTAATAGTCAAAAAAAAACACTTGTTTTATTTTTAAACAAGTGTCTTCTGTTTCATGAAATTTTTTTATAATTCCGGGCAGGGGTAATAGACGCAGGCGTTTCTGCAGCATGATCCTCCCGGACATTCAAAAGAATAATTGCATTTTTTAATACCACCTCCGGCAGCTCCCGAAATTTCTTTCTGGCTGTTTCTGCTCAGCTTTTTTAAATTTGAATTGTTCATAATGATTTAGATTTAAGGTAAAACTAAAGTAATGAAAGTAGCTGAGGTGATTGAATATCAGGTATATAAGACGTGAATCCGTCTATGAATAACAAAAAGATTTGATTGAGGTACAGGCTTAAAAGTTTCAAACTTATAATTCAGCTTCTGCAGGCTTCAGTTTTCTCAGCTTTTTGATGATCCCTTTGATGGCACCTTCCGTACCTATTTTTACAGAATTTACGGTAGAACCCAGTAAGCGCATATTTTTCCTGTAGGTATCATGATCCGTCTCCGTTACCAGAGTTCCGTCTGAACCGAAAAGCTTCATGCTTACCACCACCTGGTTAGAGAATACGTATTTTCCAAGACCAACTTTAAAGTATCTTACTTTGGAAACAATGGCAAAATCAGCATCGTTGTTGACGCAGTAATCCATAATGGTCTGCTTATCTATACTGTCGAAGGGAACCTGTACTTCTGCCCGGAGCATCTTGTTTTTTCTTCCGCTAAAGTTGTCAGAAACGGCATCGAAAAAAGCAGCATTCGTAGGATCTTTGATCTCATCGATATCAGGCTCTACCTCGGGATTGAAATAGAGAACTTTTTTTATTTTATCATCAGCATTTTTCTGTGCTTTCACCGAAGTGAAACCGATGAATAAAAAAGTGACCGCTGCTGTAAAGAATATAATTTTTTTCATTTGTAATTCGAATGCAAAATTACTGCCTTTTCGTTGGATTACATCAAATTTATTAAGAAATTTTTAACATTTTTTTCTATCAATTTTGATTTATGAAATCAATAATGTTTGCAGAATCAAAAAATAGTCGTAATTTTGCACCCGTTACATAATAATCATTAAACAATATTGGAATGTACTTAACAACAGACAAAAAGCAGGAAATTTTCGCAAAACACGGAAAATCTGCACAGGACACAGGAAGTGCTGAAGGACAAATCGCTCTTTTCACTTTCAGAATCAATCACTTATCTCAGCACTTAAAGGCTAACCGTCATGATTTCAACACAGAGAGATCTCTTGTGAAATTGGTAGGTAAGAGAAAAAGTTTATTAGATTACCTTAAAAACAAAGATATCGCAAGATACAGAGCAATTATTGCTGAACTAGGTTTAAGAAAATAATCTTTAAAGATTTCAAAATAAAAGCAACTTCGAAAGAGGTTGCTTTTTTTGTTTGCAAAACATCAGTGACTCAGCTGTTTTTATTTCCAGCGAACCTTTTTCACTATTTTATTTATACGCAATAAGGTTGCGTATTTCATTGTTTATTTTGCAGTATCAAAAAATGGAAATCATAATCCCATTTTAAAAATAATAAGATGAAAATACGTTTTAAAAACAGAGAACAGGCTGCCCTTTCACATTTCTTTAAGGATGAGCATAAAGTAGTTATTAAGCAAATGACCCTTCAGGGATATTACACCTATACTCTTTTTAATGAAAACCTGAATGAGATAACAGTGAATGAAAACCAAGTGGAAATTACTGACCATGATATGTCAGATATGATACCAAGAAATGATCTTGGTTTTGGCAGAGAATTCTATATCAATCGGTTCTTAATAGAATTAATACCGTTACAGCCAGGTCAATTCTTTAGCACACAGTCTCTTTGGGTAGCAGGGAAGCTTGTAAGGTTTTTTGAAAAATATAATTATGAAATTCCGGCTTCTTATAAAGACAGAGTTCTGAACGAAGATCATAAGATGAGTCTTATCGAAGGTTTTCTGATGGCCATAAACCCTTATATGGAAAGGAAATTTATTGGTGGAAATTATTTTGAATGTTTTGAATTCTATAAAGGAGAAGTGGTCTCGGAAATTGAACTTAAAATCAATGACAGCCTGGAAGAACTTAATATTACAGAGTACAAAACGCTTTTGAAAGCTTTTATTGAAAAATCATTAAATGACACCTATGATAATGAAGTAATTTCCAAAAATTATTCAGCAACTCTTTTTGCTTTGGTTGACTCCCTTTTTATCTACGAGATCACCCGTATTTTTTCCTATAAAACCTTCTATAATAATTGTTTTGTGATAGAATATCAGAATGAATATTTCTATCTGAATCAGTACTGGTGGGGATAATCCGGAGGTACAAAATTCCCCCTCCGCCGAAAGGGGGCAAAAAATTCAAAAAAATTTGACATGGTGCCCAGTACCGTGATGTAATTTACTCCATCTTTTTCCCGATCTTCCCCAAATGCGTATTCTGAAAACTATTCGGATACTTTAATCCATAGCCTAAAATTCTGTCAAAGGCAGAATGAGAAAACAAAATTGCTCCGGCCATCTGGAAATAGGGTAGGGATAAAGCTGTTCCAATAAGGTATACGGCAATTGCTACTCCAAAGTGATGAAAGAGATTATAACAAAATGCTCCTGCTTTAGTATTGATGGTATACCCAAGCATAGAGAGATCAGGAGCAAGGAATAAAGCCGCAAACCACCACCAGGAATATCCTGTTTGGGCGAAAGCAAAAATTCCCAGCAGTAAAAAAGCGGCATATTCAAGTTGTAACTGGATCTTCATAGGAGGATTTTTGGTAATATACAGGATAAGTAGGCTTCTTCAGAGGAAAGTTACAGGGAAACGGGGGTATAATGAGTAGGAAATCTTCCGTCACGAATGCGGAAATAAATAAAAACCCGTGTATTCATGGCACAATAAAGAAAGCGTCCTCACACTGGGAACGCTTTCTTTTATATTACTTATGGATAGATTTTAATGACCGGATTTTGCTTCTGCATTTTCTACATGTCCAAGATATTTTGTACAGTATGCACCGAAGATCAGGATCACAAGGTAGCAGAATACAGGAATGATAAATGAATGCTGCACCCCAAACTGATCTGCCAGAAGCCCCTGGAAGATAGGAACGATCGCGCCTCCCAAAATCGCCATTACCACTAAGGAAGAACCCTGGCTGGTATACTTTCCTAATCCCGAAATCGCTAATGTATAAATATTAGAAAACATGATAGAGTTGAAAATCCCGATTCCTAAAACACTGTACATCGCCATTTCGCCATGGCTGATCATTGTTGAGATCAGTAAAATAACATTGATGGCCGCAAAAATGGAAAGCGTTCTTGCCGGAGCCGCTTTACCTACAAAAAACGCAGCAAAATTCAATACTATAAACACTAAGAAAAAGCTGATCTGATCAAATGTAAGGTTGACAATGCTGAAAATCACCAGGAAAACCAACGCTGCAGCACCCAGCATGAAAACAGCTTTTTTAGCCTGGCTGATGGATTGGTTTAACGAAATCGCCCCCAGGAACCGCCCGATCATGGCCCCTCCCCAATATAAAGAAAGGTAATTTTTACTGATTGCTTCGTTGAATTTCATTGTTTCTTCAAGGAAACTGATGATAAAACTTCCTACTGCCACTTCACCTCCAACATAACAGAACATGGTGAATACCCCGAATTTTAAATGGCTGAATTTCAAAGCTCCCCAGCCTTGTACGGTTTCCTCAGTTTCCATCTGGAATGAAGGCAGTTTTACTCTTGAAATTAATATTCCCACCAATAGAAGAATGGCTGCAAAGATTAAGTAAGGAATTCTTGTTGCTACCGCACTGAACGTTCCGTCCGGTTCGGAAAACAGCTCAAAGATCAGGTGGCCTCCCAGTACCGGTGCAATGGTTGTTCCGAAGGCATTGAAAGCCTGGGTCATATTTAAGCGGCTGGAAGCAGAGTCTTCTGAACCAAGCAGTGAAACGTAGGCATTCGCCGTAATCTGTAAAACCGTAAATCCTAAACCAAGAATGAATAAAGCGCCCAGGAATAGCGGATAATAGGAGAAAGTGGCTGCCGGATAAAACAGGATACAGCCCAATGCTGCCAAACCGATTCCGAACAGGATTCCCTTTTTGTATCCGACCTTATTGATGGGATCACCCTGGGAAATAGAGATCAGGAAATAGATCAGCGATCCGATAAAGTAAGCCCCGAAAAAACAGAACTGTACCAGCATGGATTCGAAAAAGGTGAGACTGAAAAGTTGCTTCAGATAAGGGATCAGGATGTCATTCATACAGGTGATGAATCCCCACATAAAAAAAAGCAGGGTGATGGTAATCAACGGAACCGTATAATTCCTGCTTTGAGGTTGTACTTCTTTATTAATCATAAACATTTATTTATCTTAAGGAAAGGGCCTTAACTTTTTGCCTACAGCATTGTATTTGGTGAAGTAGGGCAAATATAGGGATCAGCCTATGGTTTTGCAATTATTTAAAGATTTTTTATCATCAAAGGTGTATTTTTTATAGGATTAAAATATTATTTTCATTTTTTGAGACAATAATACAAAAACAGCAGGATTTTCCAATGTAATATCACAAAAAATCATGATTTTATTTTTCTTAAAAAATGAATAAGTTCAGATTATCGGTGTGATTTTTTTAACTTTCAGAAAACTGATAGCCAAAAAATTGTATTTTGACTACCTATTTATGCAATTGAAAAAATTTAATATATCATTATTATTAGTACCTTTGCAAACGAAAATTTAAAGAGTTTAAATATTAATCATACTCAATACGGAGTATAAAGAAGCAAATTTTATGAGTATACCTCAAGCGTTTACAGAAACGATTATCCTTGCAGACGGCAGGGAAATCACTATTGAAACGGGAAAGCTGGCCAAGCAGGCTGACGGATCTGTAGTGGTGAAGTGTGGCGGAACAATGCTTTTAGCAACTGTTGTAGCCAACAAAGAAGCAAATCCTGGTG
It encodes the following:
- a CDS encoding DUF4260 domain-containing protein — its product is MKIQLQLEYAAFLLLGIFAFAQTGYSWWWFAALFLAPDLSMLGYTINTKAGAFCYNLFHHFGVAIAVYLIGTALSLPYFQMAGAILFSHSAFDRILGYGLKYPNSFQNTHLGKIGKKME
- a CDS encoding bacteriocin-like protein produces the protein MNNSNLKKLSRNSQKEISGAAGGGIKKCNYSFECPGGSCCRNACVYYPCPEL
- a CDS encoding bacteriocin-like protein, giving the protein MKNLKKLNRTAQKAIEGGGIIKRCREHFECPGGSCCRNTCVLYPCPLE
- the rpsO gene encoding 30S ribosomal protein S15 is translated as MYLTTDKKQEIFAKHGKSAQDTGSAEGQIALFTFRINHLSQHLKANRHDFNTERSLVKLVGKRKSLLDYLKNKDIARYRAIIAELGLRK
- the mgtE gene encoding magnesium transporter; translation: MNSRDELIFNPADIAETLSNLPADERLLAFLKVPKEYKAEVFSHLDPDFQEDTIRSIGSDEVSEILNAMTPDDRTALFEDFPDELIKYSINHLNPQERRIALKLLGYNSDSIARLMTPYYIQIRKEWSVKRCLQQIKKVGKRVETMNYLYVVDERNRLIDDLAIGTLLLEEEDTLVSDITDNHFVAITTTTSKEDAVTYFEKYDRGALPIITEAGVLVGIVTIDDILDQIEQQNTEDIQKFGGLEALDLPYTQTSWTEMIKKRATWLIILFVSEMLTASAMGYFDKEIEKAVVLALFVPLIISSGGNSGSQAATLIIRAMALQEIGLKDWWYVMKKEIISGICLGVILGIIGFVRIMLWQQVGLFNYGQYWVYVGLSVSVSLIAIVLWGTLSGSMIPFVLKKLKLDPATSSAPFVATLVDVTGLIIYFTVAGLFLTGKLL
- a CDS encoding sugar MFS transporter; protein product: MINKEVQPQSRNYTVPLITITLLFFMWGFITCMNDILIPYLKQLFSLTFFESMLVQFCFFGAYFIGSLIYFLISISQGDPINKVGYKKGILFGIGLAALGCILFYPAATFSYYPLFLGALFILGLGFTVLQITANAYVSLLGSEDSASSRLNMTQAFNAFGTTIAPVLGGHLIFELFSEPDGTFSAVATRIPYLIFAAILLLVGILISRVKLPSFQMETEETVQGWGALKFSHLKFGVFTMFCYVGGEVAVGSFIISFLEETMKFNEAISKNYLSLYWGGAMIGRFLGAISLNQSISQAKKAVFMLGAAALVFLVIFSIVNLTFDQISFFLVFIVLNFAAFFVGKAAPARTLSIFAAINVILLISTMISHGEMAMYSVLGIGIFNSIMFSNIYTLAISGLGKYTSQGSSLVVMAILGGAIVPIFQGLLADQFGVQHSFIIPVFCYLVILIFGAYCTKYLGHVENAEAKSGH
- a CDS encoding bacteriocin-like protein, whose product is MKNLKKLSREKAKQINGGAIQRCSETRPCFIGYCCRGACMEYACMEE
- a CDS encoding pyruvate decarboxylase, which produces MKKIIFFTAAVTFLFIGFTSVKAQKNADDKIKKVLYFNPEVEPDIDEIKDPTNAAFFDAVSDNFSGRKNKMLRAEVQVPFDSIDKQTIMDYCVNNDADFAIVSKVRYFKVGLGKYVFSNQVVVSMKLFGSDGTLVTETDHDTYRKNMRLLGSTVNSVKIGTEGAIKGIIKKLRKLKPAEAEL